In Antennarius striatus isolate MH-2024 chromosome 10, ASM4005453v1, whole genome shotgun sequence, one DNA window encodes the following:
- the rom1b gene encoding rod outer segment membrane protein 1b — protein MVLLKMKFNQQRRVRLAQGLWLLSWLAVMSGTFVFCLGVYLKTEMVRRAEVMDNSEIHVVPNILMMVGLASIGTNWVASRVCQDSLDASRFPRWKVLLLAWFAVAALICCLLLAVVVLSYALQGRLEESLKVGLRNGIRFYKDTDVPGRCFQKETIDRLQMEFRCCGNNNFKDWFEVQWVNNRYLDFTSKDVKDRVRSNVDSRYLLDGVPFSCCNPTSPRPCLQYHLTDNNAHYSYDFHSEELNLYNRGCRQALIDYYMDLMNSTGPGVLSVILIQVSVLLSMRFLQTAVEGAVALESPEGDSEGYLLEKGVKETIEDLKAKVLVMLKLDQAEPTAADVCPEAAEAEKGGNNTAEKDASPTPAS, from the exons ATGGTGCTGTTGAAGATGAAGTTCAATCAGCAGCGGCGGGTGCGTCTGGCCCAGGGGTTATGGCTGCTGTCCTGGCTGGCAGTGATGAGTGGGACCTTCGTCTTTTGCCTGGGGGTTTACCTTAAGACGGAGATGGTCCGAAGGGCTGAG GTGATGGACAACTCAGAGATCCATGTGGTACCTAACATCCTGATGATGGTCGGCCTGGCCTCCATTGGCACTAACTGGGTTGCCAGTCGTGTGTGTCAGGACTCCCTGGACGCGAGCCGCTTCCCACGTTGGAAAGTTCTCCTGCTGGCTTGGTTTGCTGTGGCTGCATTGATTTGTTGCCTGCTCCTCGCTGTTGTTGTTCTCAGCTATGCCCTCCAAGGACGCCTTGAAGAGTCCCTGAAG GTGGGTCTGAGGAATGGCATTCGCTTCTACAAGGACACAGATGTACCAGGCCGCTGTTTTCAGAAAGAGACCATTGATCGTCTGCAGATGGAATTTCGCTGTTGTGGAAACAACAATTTCAAGGATTGGTTTGAAGTTCAATGGGTCAACAACAGATATCTGGACTTCACTTCCAAGGATGTCAAAGA CCGCGTACGGAGTAACGTGGATAGTCGTTACCTGTTGGATGGCGTTCCTTTCAGCTGCTGTAACCCCACCTCCCCCCGCCCCTGTCTGCAGTACCACCTGACAGACAACAACGCCCACTACAGCTACGACTTCCATTCAGAAGAACTCAACCTGTACAACCGCGGTTGTAGGCAGGCGCTCATTGACTACTACATGGATTTGATGAATTCAACAGGTCCTGGTGTGCTGTCAGTCATCTTAATTCAG GTGTCAGTACTACTGAGCATGAGGTTTTTGCAGACGGCAGTGGAAGGAGCCGTGGCTCTGGAGAGCCCAGAGGGAGACAGTGAAGGTTATCTTCTGGAGAAAGGTGTGAAGGAAACCATCGAAGACCTCAAAGCCAAAGTCCTCGTCATGCTCAAGTTAGATCAGGCTGAACCCACGGCTGCTGACGTGTGCCCTGAGGCTGCAGAGGCAGAGAAGGGGGGTAATAACACAGCAGAGAAGGATGCTTCCCCTACTCCCGCCAGCTAG
- the si:ch211-276i12.4 gene encoding uncharacterized protein si:ch211-276i12.4 encodes MGGLTINRAATDEIKPRKYGHRHRPHNNEDPRSHRNTMFDETDRNSIESHGHCHLHQHSHYIHDSPHHHVHQCHQTQQGHRSEEDEILYNHQTPVTLRRASSSSLSSSSSSSISSSSWHTEASANGPFSLCHAEQSPHSLSCSNIADIHRGFRKYDGSKPIVYATVKHGKNDSVFSELYTGSEKKVKHRFSSLDRGHSRSDEGLLHGNESDLGGERSRVQHTNYEPLFKTASLSRSLAFSEEDILLEVSRGPKRAVSSSQLPSKGILKNKETHPDIRKAKSMEVLSQRFGKGQDCSGQKTQVDIEQARANFVQEKLQFSAFLDEITKQVISPSDLTILGVNSNKATGKVPIPAQASGPIKPQLPPKKQRGNDREQHLKQQNRAEEAVCSSSRKHFDSHKLISYTAKNHRSSPSPHHRPDSPSHHAHNHKDKRLPPTCSFGSGESGMICGPHLTDCTSTDHEFHQPKQHYQHMQQPITSYGQHAQHIPKHHPQKAQPGSESSSTKSDSSTSRDTASTATSHSLDHRGQHSEYVEHSKQSRDSIRDGNYFRALQEENADLQQNLLQTIVCIESLEVELKRTRDELNLLKEKYKSLLETHAGTKQARNLLGEHLNVASVSLSSDRQYLLNRVSQLSTELEDAHSTIAALENVNVPCLIKELLEKDFSSAESVQKILMTPRLLNLPATSPQTESQFHAPKMEEATPDWTKLEADPEGVTAFIPFAQEVQTTQNDCVSGHDNSSRSPPFSVADISAAIYKNMAARYAISPQPLYPPSQQQSLFGTNHTDAPPNLPQAYMTGESLSGKGGEKATVLDEDVVDMTSVSAQQILDEFMRQLQAHPRVVDEKKKQSGQERVDEVAHMGKTAD; translated from the exons ATGGGAGGCCTCACAATTAACAGGGCAGCTACAG ACGAGATCAAACCAAGGAAGTATGGCCATCGTCATCGACCTCACAATAATGAAGACCCTCGGTCACACAG GAACACAATGTTTGATGAAACTGACAGAAATTCAATTGAAAGCCATGGACATTGTCATCTCCATCAACACAGTCATTACATTCATGACAGTCCTCATCATCATGTTCACCAGTGTCATCAAACACAACAAGGTCACCGTAGTGAAGAGGATGAGATACTTTACAACCACCAGACACCTGTAACACTCCGCAGGGCCTCTTCAtcttccctctcttcttcctcctcctcctccatttcttcttcctcctggcACACAGAGGCAAGTGCAAATGGTCCCTTCTCTCTTTGTCATGCTGAGCAGTCACCACATTCGCTGTCCTGCTCCAATATTGCAGATATTCATAGAGGTTTCAGGAAATATGACGGTAGCAAGCCCATTGTGTATGCCACAGTCAAACATGGGAAGAATGACAGTGTTTTTAGTGAGTTATACACTGGCTCAGAAAAGAAGGTGAAGCATAGATTTTCATCTCTTGATCGTGGTCACAGCAGAAGTGACGAAGGCCTTCTGCATGGTAACGAAAGTGATCTTGGAGGGGAACGATCCAGGGTCCAGCACACTAACTATGAGCCTTTATTTAAGACAGCAAGTTTGAGCCGAAGCCTGGCCTTCAGTGAGGAGGACATTCTGTTAGAGGTCTCTAGGGGTCCTAAAAGAGCAGTTTCCTCGAGTCAGCTACCCAGCAAAGGCATTCTCAAAAACAAGGAGACTCATCCTGACATTCGAAAGGCAAAATCAATGGAAGTATTATCGCAAAGATTTGGCAAAGGACAAGATTGCAGTGGACAGAAGACACAAGTTGATATAGAGCAAGCAAGGGCAAATTTTGTGCAGGAGAAGTTGCAATTTTCAGCCTTTCTAGATGAGATTACAAAACAAGTTATAAGTCCTTCAGATCTTACAATCTTGGGTGTTAACAGTAATAAGGCAACTGGGAAGGTGCCTATTCCAGCACAAGCCAGTGGCCCCATCAAGCCTCAGCTCCCACCAAAGAAGCAAAGAGGGAATGATCGAGAACAGCAtctgaaacaacaaaacagagcGGAGGAAGCAGTTTGCAGCAGTTCGAGGAAACACTTTGACTCCCACAAACTGATTTCATACACAGCTAAGAACCACCGCAGTAGCCCATCACCTCATCACCGCCCCGACTCTCCCAGCCACCATGCTCACAACCACAAAGACAAGAGGCTGCCACCCACTTGCAGCTTTGGGTCAGGTGAAAGTGGCATGATCTGTGGGCCTCATCTCACAGACTGCACCAGCACAGACCATGAATTCCACCAGCCAAAGCAGCACTACCAACACATGCAGCAGCCCATCACATCCTACGGTCAACATGCTCAGCACATCCCAAAGCACCACCCTCAAAAGGCTCAGCCTGGCTCTGAATCCTCCTCCACCAAATCCGATTCATCCACATCCAGAGACACAGCATCCACAGCTACTAGTCACAGCTTGGATCACCGTGGCCAGCATTCAGAGTATGTGGAGCACTCTAAACAAAGCAGG GACTCCATACGTGATGGCAATTATTTTCG GGCACTGCAGGAGGAAAATGCTGATTTACAGCAGAATTTGTTGCAGACCATTGTTTGCATTGAGAGCCTGGAGGTGGAGTTGAAGAGAACCAGGGATGAACTCAACCTTCTCAAGGAGAAATATAAAAG CCTCCTAGAGACCCATGCTGGGACCAAGCAGGCCAGAAACCTGCTGGGGGAACACCTAAATGTTGCA TCTGTGAGCCTCAGCAGTGACAGGCAGTACCTGCTGAACCGTGTGTCCCAGTTAAGCACAGAACTGGAGGACGCCCACAGCACCATAGCAGCCTTGGAGAACGTCAAC GTGCCGTGCTTGATAAAAGAATTATTGGAGAAGGACTTCAGTTCAGCTGAATCCGTACAGAAGATTCTGATGACTCCTCGTCTACTAAACCTTCCTGCTACCTCTCCACAAACAGAAAGTCAATTCCACGCTCCTAAAATGGAGGAAGCTACACCTGATTGGACAAAATTGGAGGCAGATCCAGAAGGGGTAACAGCCTTTATCCCATTTGCACAGGAGGTGCAGACAACACAAAATGATTGTGTCTCAGGCCACGACAATTCCAGCCGAAGTCCACCTTTCTCTGTCGCTGATATCAGTGCTGCAATTTACAAGAATATGGCTGCCAGGTATGCCATCAGTCCACAACCTCTCTATCCTCCAAGCCAACAGCAGTCTTTGTTTGGCACTAACCACACTGATGCCCCTCCAAACCTCCCCCAAGCCTACATGACTGGTGAGAGCTTGAGTGGGAAGGGAGGAGAAAAGGCAACAGTTTTAGATGAGGACGTTGTAGACATGACATCAGTGTCAGCCCAGCAGATCCTTGATGAATTCATGCGGCAGCTGCAGGCCCATCCGCGAGTGGTtgatgagaagaagaagcaaagtGGGCAGGAGAGGGTGGATGAAGTGGCACACATGGGAAAAACAGCAGACTGA
- the scyl1 gene encoding N-terminal kinase-like protein isoform X2, producing MWSFFARDPVKDFSYEILPDTQEKAGIWILHRGKRKANGEPVSVFVYEVTQGTEQQTQLAKAAFKRMKTLRHPNILAYVDGLETEKSLYLVTEQVTPLTVHLKAQAEKGGAGDLEVCWGLHQIVKALNFLINDCHLLHNNLGVWSVFVDRAGEWKLGGLDHVAPEQRDPSGVSLPTPKTVYPDMEKYDPPETPNSSAEKWSGEVWRLGCLIWEVFNGPLPRTSSLRSLGKIPKNLVPHYCELVGANPRARPNPARFLQNCRVPGGFFCNSFVESNLFLEEIQIKEPAEKQQFFQDLSDNLDSFPEDFCKHKVLPQLLTAFEFGNAGAVVLTPLFKVGKFLSAEEYQLKIIPVIVKMFSSTDRAMRIRLLQQMEQFIQYLNEAAVNSQIFPHVVHGFTDTNPAIREQTVKSMLLLAPKLNETNLNQDLMRHFARLQARDEQGPIRCNTTVCLGKIASHLNAGTRQRVLISAFSRATKDPFPASRSAGVLGFAATHNYYSVNEIAARILPTLCAITVDPDKSVRDQTFKAIKSFLSKLETVSEDPSKLADIEKDVASCAQPAGTSSSWAGWAVTGMSTITSKLIRNAPGTDGSSAEGSEPTSKTTSSTIEAPPLESEGKASQAPVADDAPNQSKQSLEVMDNIEEPVGDRWDDDEDWGSLEDTEKTQTETDDWNADWSGMTSSKKKASDRGVGRSSASVKKQSSDWSSSGWDADDSWSNEKDGQGQSSAGEEGWGNDWGEEDTDTTLISSTLPLPEGVRLASDYNWDTTSEAKGASQNDLFASLSQRNATSAAATAGDSWGTEAAGEWAAEESWESVDGNQGLSKAELAKKKREERRKELEAKRAERKAAKGPLKLGARKID from the exons ATGTGGTCCTTTTTTGCCAGGGATCCTGTCAAAGATTTTTCTTATGAAATTTTGCCAGACACCCAAGAAAAGGCTGGAATATGGATACTACATCGTGGGAAACGAAAG GCCAATGGAGAACCAGTGTCGGTGTTCGTGTATGAGGTAACACAGGGAACTGAGCAGCAAACCCAGTTGGCCAAGGCTGCCTTCAAACGTATGAAGACTCTACGTCACCCTAACATCTTGGCTTACGTTGATGGATTGGAG acagaaaagagCCTGTACTTGGTTACTGAGCAGGTGACACCCCTAACTGTTCATCTGAAGGCACAGGCAGAGAAGGGGGGAGCTGGGGACCTAGAGGTCTGCTGGGGACTACATCAGATAGTG AAAGCGCTTAACTTCCTCATTAATGACTGCCACCTGCTCCATAACAACTTGGGCGTATGGTCCGTTTTTGTGGATCGAGCTGGGGAGTGGAAGCTTGGTGGCCTTGACCATGTGGCCCCTGAGCAGCGTGACCCAAGTGGGGTTTCGCTCCCTACTCCTAAGACTGTTTATCCAGACATGGAGAAATATGACCCACCAGAGACGCCCAATAGCAGTGCAGAGAAGTG GTCAGGGGAGGTATGGCGACTAGGCTGTTTGATCTGGGAGGTGTTTAATGGCCCACTGCCTCGCACGTCCTCCCTTCGTTCACTGGGAAAG ATCCCCAAGAATCTGGTCCCTCATTACTGTGAGCTTGTGGGCGCTAACCCTCGAGCTAGACCCAATCCTGCCCGTTTTCTCCAAAATTGCAGAGTTCCAGGGGGTTTCTTCTGCAACAGCTTTGTGGAGAGCAACCTTTTCCTAGAAGAAATACAG ATCAAGGAACCAGCTGAGAAGCAGCAGTTCTTCCAGGATTTGAGTGACAATCTGGACTCCTTCCCGGAAGACTTCTGCAAACACAAGGTCCTTCCTCAGCTGCTAACTGCCTTCGAATTTGGAAATGCAGGAGCCGTGGTCCTAACACCGCTCTTCAAG GTGGGGAAGTTCCTGTCAGCTGAAGAATACCAACTGAAGATCATCCCAGTTATCGTAAAGATGTTCTCCTCCACAGACAGAGCCATGCGGATACGATTACTGCAGCAG ATGGAGCAGTTCATTCAGTATTTGAATGAGGCAGCAGTGAATTCTCAGATTTTCCCTCATGTTGTCCACGGTTTCACAGACACCAACCCTGCCATCAGAGAGCAGACCGTTAAG TCTATGTTGCTGCTGGCTCCCAAGCTGAACGAAACCAACTTAAATCAAGACCTCATGCGACACTTTGCACGTCTGCAGGCCAGAGATGAACAAGGCCCGATCCGGTGCAACACCACTGTCTGCTTGGGCAAAATTGCTTCCCACCTTAATGCCGGG ACGCGACAACGTGTTCTGATTTCTGCCTTCTCAAGGGCCACCAAAGACCCATTCCCAGCTTCACGCTCAGCCGGTGTGCTGGGCTTTGCTGCCACACACAACTACTACAGTGTAAACGAGATTGCCGCCCGCATCCTTCCAACCCTCTGTGCCATTACTGTTGACCCTGATAAGAGCGTCAGGGATCAG ACATTCAAAGCCATCAAGAGTTTCCTTTCCAAGCTTGAGACTGTGTCAGAAGACCCCTCTAAGCTGGCTGATATAG aaaaagatgtagCGTCTTGTGCTCAGCCTGCGGGGACCTCTTCCAGCTGGGCCGGCTGGGCCGTAACTGGAATGTCCACAATCACATCCAAGCTAATTCGCAATGCTCCGGGGACGGACGGCAGCTCAGCTGAGGGCAGCGAGCCTACCAGCAAAACCACCAGTTCCACCATTGAAGCACCTCCACTCG AGTCTGAAGGTAAAGCTTCTCAAGCGCCTGTTGCTGATGATGCTCCTAATCAGTCCAAACAATCTCTTGAAGTAATGGACAATATTGAAGAGCCAGTAGGAGACAGATGGGATGACGATGAAGACTGGGGAAGTTTGGAG GATACTGAGAAAACTCAGACCGAGACGGATGACTGGAATGCTGATTGGTCAGGAATGACATCATCTAAGAAGAAAGCCAGTGACAGAGGA GTGGGGCGGTCATCTGCTTCCGTAAAAAAGCAGAGCTCTGATTGGAGCAGCTCTGGCTGGGATGCTGATGACAGCTGGTCCAATGAGAAGGATGGACAGGGTCAGAGCTCTGCAGGCGAGGAAGGCTGGGGCAATGACTGGGGGGAGGAGGACACAGACACGACCCTGATCAGTTCGACTCTCCCCCTGCCTGAAGGAGTGCGGTTAGCCAGTGATTACAACTGGGACACCACCAGCGAAGCCAAAGGGGCGAGCCAGAATGATCTGTTTGCCAGCTTGTCTCAGAGAAACGCTACCAGCGCTGCTGCTACG GCTGGAGACAGCTGGGGAACTGAGGCAGCAGGAGAATGGGCAGCTGAGGAAAGCTGGGAATCAGTGGATGGAAACCAGG GTCTCAGCAAGGCTGAGCTGGCCAAGAAGAAacgggaggagaggaggaaagagctgGAGGCAAAACGGGCAGAGCGCAAAGCTGCTAAAGGTCCTCTCAAGCTAGGTGCACGCAAAATAGACTGA
- the scyl1 gene encoding N-terminal kinase-like protein isoform X1, with product MWSFFARDPVKDFSYEILPDTQEKAGIWILHRGKRKANGEPVSVFVYEVTQGTEQQTQLAKAAFKRMKTLRHPNILAYVDGLETEKSLYLVTEQVTPLTVHLKAQAEKGGAGDLEVCWGLHQIVKALNFLINDCHLLHNNLGVWSVFVDRAGEWKLGGLDHVAPEQRDPSGVSLPTPKTVYPDMEKYDPPETPNSSAEKWSGEVWRLGCLIWEVFNGPLPRTSSLRSLGKIPKNLVPHYCELVGANPRARPNPARFLQNCRVPGGFFCNSFVESNLFLEEIQIKEPAEKQQFFQDLSDNLDSFPEDFCKHKVLPQLLTAFEFGNAGAVVLTPLFKVGKFLSAEEYQLKIIPVIVKMFSSTDRAMRIRLLQQMEQFIQYLNEAAVNSQIFPHVVHGFTDTNPAIREQTVKSMLLLAPKLNETNLNQDLMRHFARLQARDEQGPIRCNTTVCLGKIASHLNAGTRQRVLISAFSRATKDPFPASRSAGVLGFAATHNYYSVNEIAARILPTLCAITVDPDKSVRDQTFKAIKSFLSKLETVSEDPSKLADIEKDVASCAQPAGTSSSWAGWAVTGMSTITSKLIRNAPGTDGSSAEGSEPTSKTTSSTIEAPPLGNESEGKASQAPVADDAPNQSKQSLEVMDNIEEPVGDRWDDDEDWGSLEDTEKTQTETDDWNADWSGMTSSKKKASDRGVGRSSASVKKQSSDWSSSGWDADDSWSNEKDGQGQSSAGEEGWGNDWGEEDTDTTLISSTLPLPEGVRLASDYNWDTTSEAKGASQNDLFASLSQRNATSAAATAGDSWGTEAAGEWAAEESWESVDGNQGLSKAELAKKKREERRKELEAKRAERKAAKGPLKLGARKID from the exons ATGTGGTCCTTTTTTGCCAGGGATCCTGTCAAAGATTTTTCTTATGAAATTTTGCCAGACACCCAAGAAAAGGCTGGAATATGGATACTACATCGTGGGAAACGAAAG GCCAATGGAGAACCAGTGTCGGTGTTCGTGTATGAGGTAACACAGGGAACTGAGCAGCAAACCCAGTTGGCCAAGGCTGCCTTCAAACGTATGAAGACTCTACGTCACCCTAACATCTTGGCTTACGTTGATGGATTGGAG acagaaaagagCCTGTACTTGGTTACTGAGCAGGTGACACCCCTAACTGTTCATCTGAAGGCACAGGCAGAGAAGGGGGGAGCTGGGGACCTAGAGGTCTGCTGGGGACTACATCAGATAGTG AAAGCGCTTAACTTCCTCATTAATGACTGCCACCTGCTCCATAACAACTTGGGCGTATGGTCCGTTTTTGTGGATCGAGCTGGGGAGTGGAAGCTTGGTGGCCTTGACCATGTGGCCCCTGAGCAGCGTGACCCAAGTGGGGTTTCGCTCCCTACTCCTAAGACTGTTTATCCAGACATGGAGAAATATGACCCACCAGAGACGCCCAATAGCAGTGCAGAGAAGTG GTCAGGGGAGGTATGGCGACTAGGCTGTTTGATCTGGGAGGTGTTTAATGGCCCACTGCCTCGCACGTCCTCCCTTCGTTCACTGGGAAAG ATCCCCAAGAATCTGGTCCCTCATTACTGTGAGCTTGTGGGCGCTAACCCTCGAGCTAGACCCAATCCTGCCCGTTTTCTCCAAAATTGCAGAGTTCCAGGGGGTTTCTTCTGCAACAGCTTTGTGGAGAGCAACCTTTTCCTAGAAGAAATACAG ATCAAGGAACCAGCTGAGAAGCAGCAGTTCTTCCAGGATTTGAGTGACAATCTGGACTCCTTCCCGGAAGACTTCTGCAAACACAAGGTCCTTCCTCAGCTGCTAACTGCCTTCGAATTTGGAAATGCAGGAGCCGTGGTCCTAACACCGCTCTTCAAG GTGGGGAAGTTCCTGTCAGCTGAAGAATACCAACTGAAGATCATCCCAGTTATCGTAAAGATGTTCTCCTCCACAGACAGAGCCATGCGGATACGATTACTGCAGCAG ATGGAGCAGTTCATTCAGTATTTGAATGAGGCAGCAGTGAATTCTCAGATTTTCCCTCATGTTGTCCACGGTTTCACAGACACCAACCCTGCCATCAGAGAGCAGACCGTTAAG TCTATGTTGCTGCTGGCTCCCAAGCTGAACGAAACCAACTTAAATCAAGACCTCATGCGACACTTTGCACGTCTGCAGGCCAGAGATGAACAAGGCCCGATCCGGTGCAACACCACTGTCTGCTTGGGCAAAATTGCTTCCCACCTTAATGCCGGG ACGCGACAACGTGTTCTGATTTCTGCCTTCTCAAGGGCCACCAAAGACCCATTCCCAGCTTCACGCTCAGCCGGTGTGCTGGGCTTTGCTGCCACACACAACTACTACAGTGTAAACGAGATTGCCGCCCGCATCCTTCCAACCCTCTGTGCCATTACTGTTGACCCTGATAAGAGCGTCAGGGATCAG ACATTCAAAGCCATCAAGAGTTTCCTTTCCAAGCTTGAGACTGTGTCAGAAGACCCCTCTAAGCTGGCTGATATAG aaaaagatgtagCGTCTTGTGCTCAGCCTGCGGGGACCTCTTCCAGCTGGGCCGGCTGGGCCGTAACTGGAATGTCCACAATCACATCCAAGCTAATTCGCAATGCTCCGGGGACGGACGGCAGCTCAGCTGAGGGCAGCGAGCCTACCAGCAAAACCACCAGTTCCACCATTGAAGCACCTCCACTCGGTAATG AGTCTGAAGGTAAAGCTTCTCAAGCGCCTGTTGCTGATGATGCTCCTAATCAGTCCAAACAATCTCTTGAAGTAATGGACAATATTGAAGAGCCAGTAGGAGACAGATGGGATGACGATGAAGACTGGGGAAGTTTGGAG GATACTGAGAAAACTCAGACCGAGACGGATGACTGGAATGCTGATTGGTCAGGAATGACATCATCTAAGAAGAAAGCCAGTGACAGAGGA GTGGGGCGGTCATCTGCTTCCGTAAAAAAGCAGAGCTCTGATTGGAGCAGCTCTGGCTGGGATGCTGATGACAGCTGGTCCAATGAGAAGGATGGACAGGGTCAGAGCTCTGCAGGCGAGGAAGGCTGGGGCAATGACTGGGGGGAGGAGGACACAGACACGACCCTGATCAGTTCGACTCTCCCCCTGCCTGAAGGAGTGCGGTTAGCCAGTGATTACAACTGGGACACCACCAGCGAAGCCAAAGGGGCGAGCCAGAATGATCTGTTTGCCAGCTTGTCTCAGAGAAACGCTACCAGCGCTGCTGCTACG GCTGGAGACAGCTGGGGAACTGAGGCAGCAGGAGAATGGGCAGCTGAGGAAAGCTGGGAATCAGTGGATGGAAACCAGG GTCTCAGCAAGGCTGAGCTGGCCAAGAAGAAacgggaggagaggaggaaagagctgGAGGCAAAACGGGCAGAGCGCAAAGCTGCTAAAGGTCCTCTCAAGCTAGGTGCACGCAAAATAGACTGA
- the LOC137602489 gene encoding phospholipase A and acyltransferase 3-like gives MAPTLYDEKPEPGDLIEIFRGSYQHWAVYVGDGFVVHLAPPSEVPGAGASSMMSIVAEKALVKKEELWDVVETHHWVINNSLDEKYEPRQDGVIVREACALVGEELPYCIFRGNCEHFANEMRYGRAESRQVRKAGEAVVAVGVAAMVGLGVVALAGVLFGSSRKNKNTE, from the exons TATGATGAGAAACCAGAACCTGGGGATCTGATAGAAATCTTCCGAGGCTCCTATCAGCACTGGGCTGTGTACGTCGGAGATGGCTTTGTTGTTCACTTGGCACCACCCt CGGAGGTTCCAGGTGCAGGCGCCAGCAGCATGATGTCCATTGTCGCTGAGAAGGCCCTGGTGAAAAAAGAAGAGTTGTGGGACGTGGTGGAAACCCATCACTGGGTCATCAACAACAGCCTGGACGAGAAGTACGAGCCCCGCCAGGATGGCGTGATCGTGAGGGAGGCCTGTGCGCTGGTGGGCGAGGAGCTGCCGTACTGCATCTTCAGGGGGAACTGTGAGCACTTTGCAAACGAAATGCGTTATGGAAGAGCGGAGTCCCGGCAG GTGCGTAAGGCAGGAGAAGCAGTCGTGGCTGTTGGTGTGGCTGCAATGGTGGGTCTGGGTGTTGTGGCTCTGGCAGGAGTTCTGTTTGGAAGCAGCAGAAAGAACAAGAATACAGAGTGA